One segment of Brassica napus cultivar Da-Ae chromosome C3, Da-Ae, whole genome shotgun sequence DNA contains the following:
- the LOC125583045 gene encoding vacuolar protein sorting-associated protein 60.1-like, with protein sequence MADISFVVVYLEVVPPIGFVLFLVSLLSPNRSAMSCINKRGESVEDKIKKLGVELCKYREHIQKTRSGPVQQALKARAMRLLKQKKMYEGQRDMLYNHTFNLDQVSFTAEGLKDAQQTVIYASSSAMGISVCEQFRVLVTIISRDATS encoded by the exons ATGGCAGATATTAGCTTTGTGGTGGTGTATCTAGAAGTCGTGCCTCCGATCGGGTTCGTCCTCTTTCTCGTTTCCCTCTTATCTCCAAATCGTTCTGCAATGTCCTGT ATAAATAAAAGAGGGGAATCAGTGGAAGATAAGATTAAAAAGCTTGGTGTTGAGCTTTGCAAATACAGAGAGCATATTCAAAAGACACGATCTGGTCCTGTTCAACAAGCTCTCAAAGCTCGTGCTATGAGGCTTCTCAAGCAGAAGAAAAT GTATGAAGGACAACGCGACATGCTTTATAATCATACATTCAATCTCGATCAAGTCTCTTTCACTGCTGAAGGTCTCAAAGATGCTCAACAAACT GTCATATATGCGAGCTCGTCTGCCATGGGGATCTCCGTCTGTGAACAATTCAGAGTTTTGGTCACCATCATCAGCAGGGACGCAACTTCTTAA
- the LOC106381491 gene encoding probable disease resistance protein At4g19520: MASDTNSLRYKVYFSFHKGEDTIRYSFVSHLSASLRRKGLIPSASLFVDNCSNGTRTEKHNFKAFVVVLSEKYVLSSECLDELAEIVDRQRDNQNVVVPVFYSITQSEVMHKSRLDILRDTFPLESNSAERVTRWIGALKKTVESYKPRMDYGDCELVEEIARDVYEKMFPTKRIGIYSRLLELENFLCKQPWGVRSIGIWGMPGIGKTTLAKAAFDQFSGDYEVSCFIKDFDKEFHMKGIYYLLQEYLGGTVREELDINNYVMEPEPKRVLIVLDNVCKPLDADAFLNGFDWFGPGSLIIITSRDKQVFVQCGVNQIYEVQGFNVDEAKKLFSSGIDWSKRSGLDTLEPYLRSVIQYSSGNPLALSFYGKELLPKNIEEIETELLSLKQIPPPLIMEAIKISYYTLNDSERTMFLDIACFFRGENVDYVMQLFEGCGFFPHVGISVLVDKCLVTILEGKMQMHDLIQVVAKEISNEETVQLERHCRLWDASIIQSLLEDKEPKSVGESMGIEDIEAIFLDISNLKFYVNPNAFKSMRNLRFLKIYSSNHGKHQGLGIYKSLESLPNELRLLHWENYPLNYLPHDFDPSHLVELNMPYSKLEKLWDGIKNLEMLKTIKLCHSQELVEINDISNAQNVEVIDLQGCIKFPSFPATGHLQHLRVINLSGCVEIKSFTEVPPNIEALYLSGTSIREILTLTTGLTSQCRNCIDCLHVQTLDFLRVLDLSGCSRLEEIQCFPRNMKELNLSDTAIRKIPSSIGHLTALEVLNLTNCKRLQHLPMGMSNLTSLVKLMLTGCSKLEHIQDLPTGLKELYLAETAIRELPSSICHLSELVVFDAENCQKLQDLPTAMGNLNSLSMLKLSGCLELEDIHDLPRNLKILNLAETPIRKMPSSFEDLTELISVDLNHCKRLQHLQMGSYKSLVRIELSGCSDLDSIIGFSLQDMGQHHIDGIEKVRLCGPPPCNVIFIWENWRTFHVIPGEKMGSKCCMKLTPFLASPYRSKLPSSFLSSLYALVSLLLSNANLLDIPQEICHFPSLKTLDLSGNDFSKLPKSMKQLCKLESLILCRCKKLKSLPELPQCLETLNAHGCVSLKNVHRSFEQFPRHCTFSNCFNISSDSVKNILDNSIAHMARHPCQNLIKAQVSSFSVPAFTGLNSIFHLQRSSSVKIRINHIIKLLGFKITVVVAFWDDSRNAASFGIRCVCRWKNKKGLSRRLERVFYCWTPEEVAQSVLENHMFVFCDVSMHLGIADGNDHDILDDLIVFEFVPVNGKNRVLDDCCTITECGVDVITEKTDKASHDLRRPGSALDSMELSSYVLPQFKKRKRSFSGSKDIEMEHDRLILSETNRRVASDMAPLSSSSLSPRPRYDVFLSFYEDVRRTFVSYLIKEFKWLGITAVYSGLVGCEVTSHPEVTEAIKKSRISVVILSKNYVSSSRCLNELVEIITWSKETWGYRVIPVYYEVDPSYVRKQTKTIGKGLVGTFLGKVEKPEVKWRRALTYIVDEAGESSQDWNDDTKMIEKIATNVSKQVDVMESNGFDTVFIKETEDIEEFETNIWDKLDGVHIIPSWYMYAFSLIYLCLLASQSDYITPSVYI; encoded by the exons ATGGCCAGTGACACAAATTCATTGAGATACAAGGTCTACTTCAGCTTCCACAAAGGTGAAGACACAATTCGTTACTCCTTCGTCAGCCACCTTTCCGCATCTCTTCGCCGGAAAGGCCTGATTCCTTCGGCTTCATTGTTTGTGGATAACTGCTCCAATGGGACTCGGACAGAGAAACATAATTTCAAGGCCTTTGTGGTGGTCCTCTCTGAGAAGTACGTGTTATCTTCTGAATGCCTCGATGAGCTTGCGGAAATTGTTGATCGCCAGCGGGATAACCAAAACGTTGTAGTCCCGGTGTTTTATAGCATAACTCAATCGGAAGTTATGCATAAATCGCGATTGGACATATTGAGAGATACATTTCCGCTAGAGAGTAACTCAGCCGAGCGGGTAACTAGATGGATAGGCGCTCTGAAGAAAACGGTCGAGTCGTATAAGCCAAG GATGGATTATGGTGATTGTGAACTTGTTGAAGAAATTGCTAGGGATGTGTACGAAAAGATGTTTCCTACCAAACGAATTGGAATCTATTCAAGGTTGCTTGAGTTGGAAAACTTTCTTTGCAAGCAACCATGGGGTGTCCGCAGCATTGGAATTTGGGGCATGCCAGGCATAGGCAAAACTACACTTGCTAAAGCAGCATTTGACCAATTTTCTGGTGATTATGAAGTTTCTTGTTTCATCAAAGATTTCGACAAAGAATTTCATATGAAAGGAATTTATTATTTGCTGCAAGAATACTTAGGGGGAACTGTCAGGGAAGAGCTTGATATAAACAATTATGTTATGGAGCCAGAACCAAAAAGAGTTCTTATTGTCCTAGATAATGTCTGCAAACCTCTGGATGCAGATGCTTTTCTGAATGGGTTTGATTGGTTTGGTCCAGGGAGTTTGATAATCATAACTTCTAGAGACAAACAAGTATTCGTGCAATGTGGCGTCAATCAAATATATGAGGTTCAAGGTTTCAATGTAGACGAGGCAAAGAAACTATTCTCATCTGGAATAGATTGGAGCAAAAGGAGTGGTTTGGATACTCTTGAACCTTATTTGAGGTCAGTGATACAATATTCTAGTGGAAATCCTTTAGCTCTCAGCTTTTATGGAAAAGAGCTGCTACCCAAGAATATAGAAGAAATAGAGACAGAGCTCCTCAGTCTGAAGCAAATTCCTCCGCCTTTGATTATGGAAGCAATCAAAATCAGCTACTATACACTTAATGACAGCGAGAGGACTATGTTTCTAGACATTGCTTGTTTCTTCAGAGGAGAAAATGTGGATTACGTGATGCAACTGTTTGAAGGGTGTGGTTTCTTTCCACATGTTGGAATATCTGTCCTAGTTGATAAATGCCTGGTGACTATTTTAGAAGGCAAGATGCAAATGCATGATCTCATTCAGGTCGTTGCAAAGGAGATTTCCAATGAAGAGACTGTACAGCTAGAAAGACATTGCAGATTATGGGACGCTTCAATTATTCAATCTCTGCTAGAAGATAAAGAACCCAAATCAGTTGGGGAGTCTATG GGTATTGAAGATATTGAAGCCATATTTCTAGATATATCCAACTTGAAATTTTATGTCAATCCTAATGCTTTCAAGAGTATGCGTAATCTTAGATTTTTAAAGATATACAGCTCCAATCATGGAAAGCATCAAGGACTTGGCATATATAAATCTCTTGAGTCTCTTCCAAATGAGCTAAGGCTACTCCATTGGGAGAATTACCCTCTAAACTACTTGCCCCATGATTTTGATCCTAGCCACCTTGTTGAACTTAACATGCCTTACAGTAAACTTGAAAAGCTTTGGGATGGAATAAAG aATCTGGAGATGCTAAAGACGATCAAGCTATGTCATTCCCAAGAACTTGTTGAAATTAACGATATTTCAAATGCTCAAAATGTTGAGGTAATTGATCTCCAAGGCTGTATAAAATTTCCGAGTTTTCCAGCCACGGGTCATCTACAACATCTCCGAGTTATTAATCTTTCTGGTTGCGTGGAGATCAAAAGCTTTACAGAGGTTCCACCAAATATCGAGGCATTGTATCTCAGTGGAACTAGTATAAGAGAGATACTAACATTAACTACGGGGCTCACCTCGCAATGTAGGAACTGCATAGATTGTCTTCATGTCCAAACTTTGGATTTTCTTAGAGTTCTTGATCTCTCCGGCTGCTCAAGGCTAGAAGAGATTCAGTGTTTCCCAAGGAACATGAAAGAATTAAATCTTTCTGATACTGCGATCAGAAAAATTCCATCATCAATCGGTCATCTCACTGCACTTGAGGTACTGAATTTAACTAACTGCAAAAGGCTTCAACACTTGCCCATGGGAATGAGTAACTTGACCTCTCTTGTTAAGCTCATGCTAACTGGCTGCTCAAAGCTTGAGCATATTCAAGATTTGCCAACGGGCCTGAAAGAGCTATATCTTGCTGAGACGGCTATTAGAGAACTGCCATCGTCAATTTGTCATCTCTCTGAACTTGTTGTATTCGATGCCGAGAACTGCCAAAAGCTTCAAGATTTGCCTACAGCAATGGGTAACTTAAACTCTCTATCTATGCTAAAGTTATCTGGCTGCTTAGAGCTTGAGGACATCCACGATCTTCCACGGAACCTAAAGATTTTGAATCTAGCTGAGACTCCTATAAGGAAAATGCCATCATCATTTGAAGATCTCACTGAACTAATTTCAGTAGATTTAAATCATTGCAAAAGGCTGCAACATCTTCAAATGGGATCTTACAAGTCCTTAGTCAGGATTGAGCTTTCTGGCTGCTCAGACCTGGATTCTATTATTGGTTTCTCACTTCAAGACATGGGACAACATCATATAGATGGGATTGAGAAAGTGAGGTTATGTGGGCCTCCTCCATGTAATGTCATCTTTATTTGGGAGAACTGGAGAACATTTCATGTCATACCAGGGGAGAAAATGGGCTCCAAATGTTGTATGAAGCTTACGCCATTTTTAGCCTCGCCATATCGATCGAAGCTgccttcttcatttttatccTCCTTGTACGCATTGGTGTCGTTGTTGCTCAGTAATGCCAACCTACTCGACATACCTCAAGAGATATGTCATTTTCCTTCACTAAAGACATTGGATCTCAGCGGAAACGACTTTAGCAAACTTCCTAAAAGCATGAAGCAGCTTTGTAAGTTGGAAAGTCTTATATTATGTCGCTGCAAAAAACTCAAATCACTCCCAGAGCTTCCCCAATGTCTAGAGACTTTGAATGCACATGGTTGTGTGTCTCTCAAGAATGTTCATAGGAGTTTCGAGCAGTTTCCTAGACATTGCACGTTCAGcaattgttttaatatttcttcaGACTCTGTCAAGAATATTTTAGACAATAGTATAGCTCACATGGCCAGACACCCTTGCCAg AATCTCATCAAAGCACAAGTATCCAGTTTCTCTGTTCCGGCATTCACTGGTCTGAATTCCATCTTTCACTTGCAACGAAGTTCATCAGTGAAGATAAGGattaatcatattataaagCTTTTGGGGTTTAAAATAACGGTTGTAGTTGCATTTTGGGATGACTCTCGCAATGCTGCTAGTTTCGGTATCAGGTGTGTCTGTAGATGGAAAAACAAGAAAGGTCTCTCACGTCGCTTAGAAAGAGTTTTCTACTGCTGGACTCCAGAGGAAGTTGCTCAAAGTGTTCTGGAAAATCACATGTTTGTCTTCTGTGATGTCTCAATGCATCTGGGTATTGCTGATGGGAATGACCATGATATATTGGATGATCTAATTGTATTTGAGTTCGTTCCTGTTAACGGGAAGAACAGGGTTCTTGATGATTGTTGCACTATTACAGAATGTGGAGTAGATGTAATTACTGAAAAAACAGACAAAGCAAGTCATGACTTGAGGCGGCCAGGTTCTGCCTTAGACTCCATGGAGCTTTCCTCTTATGTGTTACCACAATTCAAGAAGCGGAAACGAAGTTTCTCAGGATCAAAAGACATTGAAATG GAACACGACAGGTTGATCTTATCAGAAACAAATAGAAGGGTAGCTTCTGATATGGCTCctctttcttcatcttctttgtctCCTCGTCCGAGATACGACGTTTTCTTGAGCTTCTATGAAGATGTCCGAAGAACATTTGTCAGCTATCTAATCAAGGAATTTAAATGGCTAGGAATCACTGCAGTATACAGCGGATTAGTGGGATGCGAGGTGACAAGTCATCCTGAGGTCACAGAAGCCATTAAGAAATCAAGGATATCAGTTGtcattctttcaaaaaattatgtttCTTCAAGTAGGTGCTTGAATGAATTGGTGGAGATCATAACATGGAGTAAAGAAACATGGGGATACCGAGTGATACCAGTTTATTACGAAGTGGATCCATCTTATGTAAGGAAGCAGACCAAAACTATTGGAAAGGGCTTGGTGGGAACATTTTTGGGGAAAGTAGAGAAGCCAGAGGTGAAATGGAGGAGAGCTTTGACATACATTGtcgatgaagctggtgaatctTCCCAGGACTG GAATGATGACACGAAAATGATTGAGAAGATTGCTACTAATGTTTCAAAACAAGTAGATGTCATGGAATCAAATGGATTTGATACAGTGTTTATTAAGGAGACAGAGGACATTGAAGAGTTTGAGACAAACATCTGGGATAAGTTAGATGGTGTGCACATCATCCCGAGCTGGTATATGTATGCATTCTCTTTGATTTATCTGTGTCTTCTTGCTTCCCAAAGTGATTACATTACGCCTTctgtatatatatga